CTTGGGCTAAGCATTAAGGCCGCGAGAAGGTCAGCCATGCTGCTGTGCGCGATTGCCGTCATGCCGATCATGCTTATCGGCAACATCCACAGCTTATGGACTGCAATCGGAATCATCAGTCTTGCTGTGGCAGCGCACCAAGGCTGGTCCGCAAATATCTTCACGCTCGCGTCCGATATCTTCCCGAAATCGGCCGTCGGTTCGGTAACCGGCGTGGCAGGCTTTGGCGGCGCCATGGGTGGCATATTGGCTGCCTACATCGTCAGCCACGTACTGGAGCGGTACCACACGTACTCCGGCTTGTTTATCGGCGCGGGCCTCGCCTATATCACGGCGTTACTCATCATCCAACTGCTGGTACCGAAGCAGGATCTCGTAAGACACGCTTAAGTAACTTGACTTATTACGCTTTCGCTTCTTCAACGACCAGTACATCCAGGAAACGCGGTCCATGGACGCCCTTGATACGAGTCATCTCGATATCCGCCGTCGCCGAGGGGCCCGATATGAACGTCGTCGGTAAATCAGAAGTAGCCTTCAGACGGTCGAAGGCTTCGGGAACAGTCGCGACGATCTGATCCGCGAAGACCACACACAGATGATAGTCAGGCACAAGGGACAGAATGCGCGGTCCCTGTCCCGGAGCATTCTGCAGGACGATTGTGCCCGTCTCCGCGATGGCGACAGTGCAGCCGCACAAGAGCCCTTCGGCCTTATCGAGCCGATACGCGTCGAAAGCATCTGCCTCTCCAAAAGCAAAATCCTTCGACAGCCAGTCAGCGGGAAGACCTGCGGGAATCACGAGGCTCTTCTTGCTGCGCGCGGTCAGAACCTCCGCAATGGCATCAGCAACAGACCCGGCAGACGAGTGGTAAACACCGGCATCATACTCCCGCAGACGATCTTCAAATAACTCCACGACAGCGATTGCGCTCGACATGCTCGATCGCGTGTAGGTACGCGCAATCGCCGCGTATTCCTGCGCGATTGCCGATAGCGATTCAGAAGCGCCGAGCGAACGGCGAATGCTACCGAGGATGGCAGCGCGATGATTCGACGAGTCAGCCATCGTGTCCCATCTCGTTTCGTTGCGAACTATTCGCTTGCGGAGCCTTCTCCTTCGCCCACCAATCGCGAAAGGACTGCGCAGGCATAGCTTTGAGATCGCGCGTCTGCGTCCATCCGTTGAGCATCAGCGGCAGCCATTCGATAAATCCATTCTTGGAAACCAGCGGCTTTTGTCCGATCTGTCCAATGCGTTCCGCCATAGCTAATCTGCTCGCATCCTTGAAAAGAAACGCAGCGGCCTGCATGCCGATATTCCAAAGGCTGAACTTGCCTGCAAACGTGGCCTGATCTTCGCGGACAACTTTCCCGCGAAGATGAATCAGCACTTCCGGAATATTGATCTTGACTGGACAAACCTGGTAACAAGCCCCGCACAGCGACGAGGCGTAAGGTAACGAACGCCCTTCTCCCATCGAATGCAACTGCGGCGTGAGAATAGCCCCGATCGGTCCTGCATACACCGATTCATACGCATGGCCTCCCGTCTGGTGGTAAACCGGGCAGGCATTGAGACACGCGGCACAGCGTATACATTGCAGCGTTTGACGTGCTTCCTTGTCAGCCAGAATAGGACTCCGTCCGTTATCCAGGAGCACAACATGAAACTCCTTCGGACCATCCCCCGGATGAACCCCGCACCAAGTCGAGTTATAGGGATTCATCCGTTCGCCAGTAGCCGAACGAGGAAGTGTTTGCAGAAAGACTTCAAGATCCCTAAAGCTGGGAATGACCTTTTCGATGCCCACGATTGAAATCAGAACATCGGGCAAAGTAAGGCACATGCGGCCATTCCCTTCCGACTCCGTGATGCATATGCCGCCCGAGTCCGCAATCAGAAAATTGCCGCCGGAGATAGCCACCTTGACACGCAAAAACTTCTCGCGAAGATAAGTGCGCGCAGCCGTCGCCAGGTCTTCCGGCCGATCGCCTAAGTCGGGAAGATTCATCTCCCGCTGAAACATTGCGCGCACCTGCTGCCGGTTCATATGGAGCGCAGGCACAACAAAATGCGAAGGGCGATCCTTGCCGAGTTGAATAATCAGCTCGGCGAGGTCCGTCTCGACAGGCCGCACACCATTCGCCTCAAGGTGCGCATTCAAGCCGATCTCTTCCGAGGTCATCGTCTTGATCTTGATGACCTCTTTGGCCTGATGTTGCTGTACCAATCCAAGGATGATGCGATTGGCCTCGACCGCATCGCTGGCCCAATGCACATGTCCGCCTGCGCGTGTGCAATTGGCCTCAAATTGGGTCAGATAGTAATCCAGATGACGCAGCGCATGAGCGCGCACCTGCGCCCCGGCCTCACGCAGATCTTCCCAATCCGGCATCTCCGCCGTGACTTTGTTCCGCTTGGCCTGGATAACGTTCGTCGCATGCTGCACATTCTTCCGCGTCTGCGAATTCTCAAGCATCTCGCGCGCCGCAGCTGGAAAATCCTGCCTATTCCAATGAGCCGTCTGTGCCGGAACCTCACTCATGCGCGCACTTCCTCGACCTTCGCGCCTGCATGACCGGAGGCAAGAATCTCCGCCAGATGCGCAGTCCGCACAAACGTCCTTTGCCGGTGCAGCGAGCCATAGAGATGCATCAGACAACTGTTATCGACCGCCGTGCACACCTCCGCGCCCGTATTCAGCACGTTGCGCACTTTGTCCGCCAGCATCGCTGACGAAACATCCGCATTCTTGATCGAAAAAGTCCCTCCAAAACCGCAGCACTCCTGCATGTTCTGGATCGGCTGCAAGTCGAGTCCGCGCACCTGCTTCAACAGCCGGATCGGAATATCGCCCAGATGCAAACTGCGCATCGAATGGCAACTCGCATGGTAAGTCACCTTGTGCGGATACGCCGCGCCGACGTCCTCAACTCCCAGCTTACGCACGAGGAACTCGGAGAACTCATAGATCCGCGGCAGCAGCGACTCAATCTCCGTGACAAGCCTGGCGTCGCCTTCCATCTCCGCCGCCTTAATGTAATGATCCCGCATCATGGAAACGCACGACGAAGACGGAATCACCACCATCTCCGCATCCCGATAAACCTGCACAAAATGTCGGATGATTGGAACAGCCTCGCGCAGATAACCTGTATTCCAGTGCATCTGTCCGCAGCACGTCTGCTCGGGACGAAACTCAATCTCGTGTCCCAGCCGCTCCAGGACACTGACGACCGCCTTGCCCGTCTCCGGAAAGAGAGCGTCGTTATAACAAGTGATAAATAGGGAGACGCGCACGAATTTACCTCGTCGACGGCAGACGTAAAGGTGAGACTCACCCAGTGTACGACGGTCCCATCCGCAAGCGACATCGCAATGGGGATTTTATTTCCCTAATGACAATTAGAGACCACATGCATTCTCAAAGTGTCTCCCCGAAATCTTGACTTACAGTTGACAACAAGCCAGTCATTGCAGAACCTGAACTGGGACGGCAACGGCCAAGCCGGCAATAAAGAGAGGGCAAAAAGAGAGACTGATGGAAACCTCACTGGAATCAGCATCTCAGATACAGATCGGGGATCAGCTAGCTGACCCCACAGAAATCCGGCAACTCCTCCAGGAGTTGATTGATCCGGATCGTATTCTGATACGTCCAATCGAACGCATCGCCTTTGCCTCGGACGCCAGCTGTTATCGCTTGATTCCCCGCGCCGTCATCCAGCCAAAGACCGCCGAAGAGATCAAGCATCTTTTCCTATTCAGCCATGAACACGAAATCCCACTGGTCTTTCGCGCCGGTGGCACCAGTCTCTCCGGTCAGGCAATCACCGACGGCATCCTCGTCGATATCGGCCGCTACTGGCGCAACGTCCGCGTAGAGAAGAACGGCCAGACCATCCGCGTTCAACCAGGACTGATCGGTCAGCAGGCCAACAACGAGCTACGCCTCTATGGCCGAAAAATAGGCCCCGACCCGGCATCCATCGCAAGTTGCCGCATGGGAGGAATTCTCTCCAACAACTCCAGCGGCATGTGCTGCGGAGTCGTGCAGAACGCCTATCACACCCTCAGTTCCCTCACCTTCATCCTGCCCTCGGGAACGCAGATCGATACCGCCGATCTCAATGCCGACAACATCTTCCATCTGCTTGAACCGCAACTCTGCAAAACACTCCTCAAGCTGAAAACAAAGATTGAAGGCAACACCGCGCTCGCCACACGAATCCGGTCGAAATACAAAACCAAGAACACCACGGGCTACTCGCTCAACGCGTTCCTGGACTTCGACCGTGCGATCGACATTTTCAGTCATCTGATCATCGGCTCGGAGGGCACGCTGGCCTTCATCGCCGAAGCGGTGCTGAAGACAGTCCCCGACTACCCTTTGAAGTCGACCAGCTTGCTTTTGTTTCCCGACCTCTACGCAGCCTGTTCCGCCATTGGTGCCTTCACCGCCGCGGGAGCAGCCGCCCTTGAGGTGATGGATCGCGCATCCCTGCGCTCAGTCGAATCGCAGCCAGGCATCATGCCGTATCTGAAAGAGCTACCTGACGCTGCAGCCGGTTTGCTGGTCGAGTTCCAGGCGCCGAACGAAGCGCAGCGCCGCGACTTCGAGATCAGTGCCACTGCCGTCGTCGCCACTCTGACCCTGCAGCGCCCCGCTGAATTCACCAGCGACCCGGTCGAGCAAGCCAAGCTGTGGAAGATTCGCAAAGGCATGTTTCCTTCCGTCGGAGCAGTGCGCGCCGCCGGCACCACAGCCTTGATGGAAGACATCGCAATTCCCGTAGACCGCCTCGCCGAAGCAGCCACCGACCTCCGAGCCCTCTTCAGCAAGCACGGATACGACAACGCCATCATCTTCGGCCACGCCAAGGACGGCAACCTGCACTTCGTCCTGACCCAGGGCTTCAACACAGAGTTCGAAATCGGCCGTTACCGCGAATTCATGGACGACGTGGTTGAAATGGTCGTCGGCAAGTACGACGGCGCGCTCAAAGCCGAACACGGCACCGGACGCAACATGGCTCCCTTCGTCGAAACCGAGTGGGGCCCGGACGCCTATCGCATCATGCAGGAGTTGAAGGCGGTCACCGATCCGCACAACCTGCTCAATCCCGGAGTTATCGTCAATGCCGATCCGCTGGCCCATGTCTCAGACCTGAAACAGATGCCGGTCGTCGAGCCCGAAGTGGACAAATGCATAGAATGCGGCTTCTGCGAACATAGCTGTCCCAGCCGCGACCTCACGCTCACTCCGCGTCAGCGCATCGTAGTCCGCCGCGAAATGCAACGGCTGAAAGACTCCGACGCGCCCGACGCAACCTATGCCGCTCTGGACTGCGATTTTCCCTACATGGCGCTCGATACCTGCGCTGCCGACGGACTCTGCGCCACCGATTGCCCGGTCCAGATTGACACCGGCAAGCTCACCAAGCGATTTCGCACCATGCGCCACTCCCCGATGGCGGCAAAAATCGCAGAAACCGCAGCGCGCAACTTCGCCCTTGCCGAATTTGGAGCGCGCTTTGCCCTTGCCGCCGGACACCTCATCGAAAGCACCTTTGGCCCCAATTCGATGACAGCCATCACCAGGCAGTTTGACCGCGTCTCCAGAAAACTCTTCGATGCCGCATTCTGGAAATGGAGCTATCCCATGCCAAAACCCCGGCGCGGCAAGCTCCCAGTTCAACCCCGCGAAGGCGCAGACGCAGTCTATTACCCTGCTTGCATCTCGCGAATCATGGGCGCATTACCCGGCGAATCAGAGGAACCCTCCAACATGCAGGCCCTGCTCAATATCGCCGGACGCGCCAAAATCCATCTCCACATCCCGCGCGATCTCGCCGGACATTGCTGCGGCGTTCCCTTTTCTTCTAAAGGCTTCGACGCCGCCAACAACATCGCCGTCAATCACACCATCGAGAGCTTCTACCGCTGGTCTGACTCCGGCCGTCTGCCCATCCTCATCGACACCAGCCCCTGCACCTACGGCCTCAAAACCTGCCGCCCGCAACTCACGCCCGAGAACCAGCAGAAGTTCGACAAGCTGCGCATCCTCGATTCGGTCGAATACGCGCAAAGCACGATCCTGCCTAAACTGCCGATCGTACGTAAGCTGCCTTCGGTCGCATTGCACCCGGTCTGCTCCGCCTCCAAGATGGGCATCGCAACCAAACTGACCGCGCTCGCCCAGTCCTGCAGCGAAGAGGTCGTAGTTCCGATGGAAGCCGGTTGCTGCGCCTTTGCAGGAGACCGCGGTTTCCTGCATCCCGAACTCACCGCCTCCGCCACGCAAAGCGAGGCCGCAGAGTTGGAATCCCGGCCCCAAGACGGCTATTTCTCCTCAAGCCGCACCTGCGAAATCGGCATGACCCGCGCCACCGGCAAACTCTACCGCTCCTATCTTCACTTACTAGACTTCGCATCGCGCCCATAATCGCTCACTACTTTCAAACATTCCAGCGACGAGACCGCTCCACCGCCTCTTTCCAGCGATTCCGTCGCGCAGCTACATCCGCTGCATTCTGGCTCGGCTCAAAGCGCACATCATTCTGCCGCTGCGCACAAAGCTCGCTTTCCCCACCCCAGAATCCAGCTGCCAACCCCGCCAGATACGCCGCACCCAGCGCCGTCGTCTCCGTAACCTGAGGCCGAATCACCGGAACCCGCAGCACATCCGCCTGAAACTGCATCATCAGATCGTTCACCGCCGCCCCGCCATCGACACGCAAAGCCGGCAGCTCGATTCCCGTCCCGGACGCTGAATCCTGCTGCATAGCCTCCAGCGCATCCGCAACTTGGAACGCGATGCTTTCAAGAGCCGCCCGCGCAATGTGCCCCGGCTGCGTGCTACGGCGAAGTCCGATCAACAATCCGCTTGCATGAGGGTCCCAGTGCGGAGCGCCCAGACCGACAAACGCCGGCACAAAAACCACCCCGTCGCTGTCCGGGACCGAAGCCGCCAGCAATTCCACCTCCGCCGAAGAGCCGATCAGCTTCAGATTGTCGCGCAGCCACTGCACAACCGCCCCACCAATAAAGATGCTGCCTTCCAGCGCATACTCCAGCCGCCGATTGGCGCTCGCCGCCAGCGTCGTAATCAGCCTGTTCTTCGATTGCAGAAAGCCCGTTCCGATGTTCTGCAACAGAAAACACCCGGTACCATACGTATTCTTCGCCTCGCCCGGATGAAAACAAAGCTGCCCAAACAGCGCTGCCTGCTGATCGCCTGCAATCCCTGCAATCGGAATCCCGCCCAGTCCGAGCGAAGTGTTCACCTCGCCAATCCGCTCGCTCGACCACCGCACCTCAGGCAAAACGCCCGCAGGAATTCCGAACAGGCGCAGCAACTCCTCATCCCAGCGCCCTTCGACGATGTTGTAAAGCAGTGTCCGCGAAGTATTCGTCTGGTCCGTAACATGGACGGGAGCCTTACCAACCCCATTCGTCAGATTCCAGATCAGCCAGCTATCCACAGTGCCCATCGCCAGCTTCCCCGCCTCGGCCTGCACCCGCGCACCCGGCACGTTCTCCAGAATCCACGCCACCTTGGTCGCCGAAAAATACGGGTCCAGCACCAGCCCCGTCTTCTCACGAACCATCGGCTCCGCGCCCTCCGCAATCAACCGTTCGCAATGCGCTGCGCCACGCCGGTCCTGCCAGACAATAGCGTTATAGATCGGCCTTCCTGTCTCGCGCTCCCACACCACCACGGTCTCGCGCTGATTGGTAATTCCCAGCGCCGCCACATCCCGCGGCTCCACTCCCGCGCGCACCATCGCCTGCACCGCGCAGCTCATCTGCGATGTCAAAATCTCGGTCGGATCATGCTCCACCCAGCCCGGCTTTGGATAAATCTGTTTGAATTCCTGCTGCGCCACAGCGGCAATCGCGCCCGAGTGGTCAAACAAAATCGCGCGCGAACTGGTCGTTCCCTGATCGAGTGAAAGAATGTATGCCATGCGGCCACTATGTAATCACGCGCCACGCAACGCGGGCAAGCCAGGCATCGGGCGCTACTTCTTCACCTTCTTCAACTGCGCCCAGTCCTTCTCTGTCTGATCCGCATACTTCCTGCCGAATTCGGCAATCGCCTCGGCAAATCCATCTCCGGCCCCCAGATACGCAGCAATCTGCCGCGCGTCACCCGAGCGCGCATGGCCCCGCGCCAATAGCTCTCCGCATAGCTGCGCGTATTCCAGCAGTCCATCGCCATTCAGATCCGTTAGCTCGATCGATGCCTTGTGGTCGTTCAGTCGCCGTACCAGATAATCTCGCCCATCGATCGTCGTATACCCAAGCAGAATATCTGTGCCGGTCTGGATCAATCGCTGCCCTTCAACAACTCGCTGCCCCTGATGCCGCGGCACATGCGGGTCCTGCAGATACGGTGCATACGCCGACGGAGCCTCTTCCTTGATCTGCAAGAAGAACGGATCGCCCGGCCCATTGCCTTCCATATACACGCAGTAATCCCGCAACCCCACCGACCCGGTCCCGACCACCTTGAACGCAACATCCAACGGCCGGTACTGAGACAAAAAGATTTGGCGCTGCGACTGCAGCGTCTGCCGGTAAGCCTCCAGCGAAGCCAGCACAGTCGCAGCCTTCGCGCCCGAAAGCCGCGTCAACACAGGCTTCTGCTCACGGAAACGCCGTGGCGCTTCCGGCTTCGCGGCGTCCGGCCCCGGCACCGGCTCCGTCAGCTGCTCAAGCGTATGCATTGGCGTGGCCCTCAAAGCCTTTCGCAGCGCCACATGCACGGGTGCAACTTCCTCGATACGGCTGATCTGATCCCGTACCATCTCCAGTACCGGCATAGGAGCGTAAGCCCGCATCCGTTCGCAGTAGCTGGCAATGCAGCGCACCACGGACTGCTCGCAGATGCTCTCCTTATTGCCTGCCTCGCGTCCAGCCACAACCAGTGACGCGGCCATCCGCTTCAGGTCCCATTCAAATGGGCCGCGAAAGGTTTCGTCAAAGTCGTTAATGTCAAAAATCAACCGGCCATCTTCGGCCGCATAAGCACCAAGGTTGCGCACATGCGCGTCACCGCAAAGCTGTACGATCAGACCCGTATTCGGAAGCGTGGCAAGATCCGCCGCCATCACCGGCACCGCACCGCGAAAATACCCAAACGGCGACAACGCCATGCGTTCATATTTGATCT
This portion of the Acidicapsa acidisoli genome encodes:
- a CDS encoding (Fe-S)-binding protein; this encodes MRVSLFITCYNDALFPETGKAVVSVLERLGHEIEFRPEQTCCGQMHWNTGYLREAVPIIRHFVQVYRDAEMVVIPSSSCVSMMRDHYIKAAEMEGDARLVTEIESLLPRIYEFSEFLVRKLGVEDVGAAYPHKVTYHASCHSMRSLHLGDIPIRLLKQVRGLDLQPIQNMQECCGFGGTFSIKNADVSSAMLADKVRNVLNTGAEVCTAVDNSCLMHLYGSLHRQRTFVRTAHLAEILASGHAGAKVEEVRA
- a CDS encoding FAD-binding and (Fe-S)-binding domain-containing protein produces the protein METSLESASQIQIGDQLADPTEIRQLLQELIDPDRILIRPIERIAFASDASCYRLIPRAVIQPKTAEEIKHLFLFSHEHEIPLVFRAGGTSLSGQAITDGILVDIGRYWRNVRVEKNGQTIRVQPGLIGQQANNELRLYGRKIGPDPASIASCRMGGILSNNSSGMCCGVVQNAYHTLSSLTFILPSGTQIDTADLNADNIFHLLEPQLCKTLLKLKTKIEGNTALATRIRSKYKTKNTTGYSLNAFLDFDRAIDIFSHLIIGSEGTLAFIAEAVLKTVPDYPLKSTSLLLFPDLYAACSAIGAFTAAGAAALEVMDRASLRSVESQPGIMPYLKELPDAAAGLLVEFQAPNEAQRRDFEISATAVVATLTLQRPAEFTSDPVEQAKLWKIRKGMFPSVGAVRAAGTTALMEDIAIPVDRLAEAATDLRALFSKHGYDNAIIFGHAKDGNLHFVLTQGFNTEFEIGRYREFMDDVVEMVVGKYDGALKAEHGTGRNMAPFVETEWGPDAYRIMQELKAVTDPHNLLNPGVIVNADPLAHVSDLKQMPVVEPEVDKCIECGFCEHSCPSRDLTLTPRQRIVVRREMQRLKDSDAPDATYAALDCDFPYMALDTCAADGLCATDCPVQIDTGKLTKRFRTMRHSPMAAKIAETAARNFALAEFGARFALAAGHLIESTFGPNSMTAITRQFDRVSRKLFDAAFWKWSYPMPKPRRGKLPVQPREGADAVYYPACISRIMGALPGESEEPSNMQALLNIAGRAKIHLHIPRDLAGHCCGVPFSSKGFDAANNIAVNHTIESFYRWSDSGRLPILIDTSPCTYGLKTCRPQLTPENQQKFDKLRILDSVEYAQSTILPKLPIVRKLPSVALHPVCSASKMGIATKLTALAQSCSEEVVVPMEAGCCAFAGDRGFLHPELTASATQSEAAELESRPQDGYFSSSRTCEIGMTRATGKLYRSYLHLLDFASRP
- a CDS encoding LutB/LldF family L-lactate oxidation iron-sulfur protein, which gives rise to MSEVPAQTAHWNRQDFPAAAREMLENSQTRKNVQHATNVIQAKRNKVTAEMPDWEDLREAGAQVRAHALRHLDYYLTQFEANCTRAGGHVHWASDAVEANRIILGLVQQHQAKEVIKIKTMTSEEIGLNAHLEANGVRPVETDLAELIIQLGKDRPSHFVVPALHMNRQQVRAMFQREMNLPDLGDRPEDLATAARTYLREKFLRVKVAISGGNFLIADSGGICITESEGNGRMCLTLPDVLISIVGIEKVIPSFRDLEVFLQTLPRSATGERMNPYNSTWCGVHPGDGPKEFHVVLLDNGRSPILADKEARQTLQCIRCAACLNACPVYHQTGGHAYESVYAGPIGAILTPQLHSMGEGRSLPYASSLCGACYQVCPVKINIPEVLIHLRGKVVREDQATFAGKFSLWNIGMQAAAFLFKDASRLAMAERIGQIGQKPLVSKNGFIEWLPLMLNGWTQTRDLKAMPAQSFRDWWAKEKAPQANSSQRNEMGHDG
- the glpK gene encoding glycerol kinase GlpK, whose translation is MAYILSLDQGTTSSRAILFDHSGAIAAVAQQEFKQIYPKPGWVEHDPTEILTSQMSCAVQAMVRAGVEPRDVAALGITNQRETVVVWERETGRPIYNAIVWQDRRGAAHCERLIAEGAEPMVREKTGLVLDPYFSATKVAWILENVPGARVQAEAGKLAMGTVDSWLIWNLTNGVGKAPVHVTDQTNTSRTLLYNIVEGRWDEELLRLFGIPAGVLPEVRWSSERIGEVNTSLGLGGIPIAGIAGDQQAALFGQLCFHPGEAKNTYGTGCFLLQNIGTGFLQSKNRLITTLAASANRRLEYALEGSIFIGGAVVQWLRDNLKLIGSSAEVELLAASVPDSDGVVFVPAFVGLGAPHWDPHASGLLIGLRRSTQPGHIARAALESIAFQVADALEAMQQDSASGTGIELPALRVDGGAAVNDLMMQFQADVLRVPVIRPQVTETTALGAAYLAGLAAGFWGGESELCAQRQNDVRFEPSQNAADVAARRNRWKEAVERSRRWNV
- a CDS encoding DUF2252 domain-containing protein codes for the protein MVKPSLRGGRHRLYGPDMHWATPEERQNLGQARRKQMARQQHSDFSAKARLTPPLTLLQRSVRGRVPALVKIKYERMALSPFGYFRGAVPVMAADLATLPNTGLIVQLCGDAHVRNLGAYAAEDGRLIFDINDFDETFRGPFEWDLKRMAASLVVAGREAGNKESICEQSVVRCIASYCERMRAYAPMPVLEMVRDQISRIEEVAPVHVALRKALRATPMHTLEQLTEPVPGPDAAKPEAPRRFREQKPVLTRLSGAKAATVLASLEAYRQTLQSQRQIFLSQYRPLDVAFKVVGTGSVGLRDYCVYMEGNGPGDPFFLQIKEEAPSAYAPYLQDPHVPRHQGQRVVEGQRLIQTGTDILLGYTTIDGRDYLVRRLNDHKASIELTDLNGDGLLEYAQLCGELLARGHARSGDARQIAAYLGAGDGFAEAIAEFGRKYADQTEKDWAQLKKVKK
- a CDS encoding LutC/YkgG family protein, translated to MADSSNHRAAILGSIRRSLGASESLSAIAQEYAAIARTYTRSSMSSAIAVVELFEDRLREYDAGVYHSSAGSVADAIAEVLTARSKKSLVIPAGLPADWLSKDFAFGEADAFDAYRLDKAEGLLCGCTVAIAETGTIVLQNAPGQGPRILSLVPDYHLCVVFADQIVATVPEAFDRLKATSDLPTTFISGPSATADIEMTRIKGVHGPRFLDVLVVEEAKA